From Methanocellales archaeon, a single genomic window includes:
- a CDS encoding amidohydrolase family protein, translated as MTANSEHYDVLIENGWILTPEGLVKGCVTIEDRIIANIGKKVSTDRVIDARNGIVMPGLINAHTHLGMTLLRGYADDFSLARWLNEYIWPVEAKLDERDVYVGALLGCVEMIKSGTTTCADMYIRMDGTARAVEESGIRGVLSYGMIELGDETRAEKELKIGKEFVKKWNNAANGRITTMYGPHAPNTCSPEFLSQVRELSDKDGVKIHTHLAETEAEIDEIQKKQDMSPVKLLDKINFLGPGVLAAHCVWLSEEDIRILKRNDVKVAHNPTSNMKLGSGIAPIPELLKCGIIVALGTDGCASNNDLDMFREMKMAALLHKVNKLDPTMIPAREALNMATINGARSLGIDAGAISIGMKADIIIIDTNKPHLTPKHDMVSHLVYCAKGSDVSTCIVDGKILMENYELTTLNESKIMADAERVASDLIDKAKYNE; from the coding sequence ATGACAGCAAACTCCGAGCATTATGATGTCCTCATCGAGAATGGATGGATTCTCACACCAGAGGGTTTGGTCAAGGGATGCGTAACCATCGAGGACAGAATTATCGCTAATATAGGTAAAAAGGTCTCGACCGATAGGGTAATTGATGCCAGAAACGGAATAGTGATGCCTGGTTTGATTAATGCCCATACTCACCTCGGAATGACGTTACTTAGGGGCTATGCAGACGATTTTTCACTGGCTCGATGGCTCAACGAATACATATGGCCGGTAGAGGCAAAGCTGGATGAAAGAGATGTGTATGTAGGTGCCTTGCTGGGCTGCGTAGAGATGATCAAGTCAGGCACAACCACATGCGCGGACATGTACATACGCATGGATGGGACTGCCAGAGCAGTAGAAGAGTCTGGAATTAGAGGCGTGCTATCCTATGGTATGATCGAACTCGGAGATGAAACCAGGGCTGAAAAAGAACTAAAGATTGGCAAGGAGTTTGTCAAAAAATGGAACAACGCAGCAAATGGCAGGATAACAACTATGTATGGCCCACATGCCCCGAATACGTGTTCCCCGGAGTTTTTGAGCCAAGTAAGAGAACTGTCAGATAAAGATGGCGTAAAAATACACACCCATCTGGCTGAAACGGAAGCAGAGATCGATGAAATCCAGAAAAAGCAGGATATGTCACCTGTAAAACTTTTGGATAAGATAAATTTTCTTGGACCAGGGGTTTTAGCTGCGCATTGCGTTTGGCTTTCGGAGGAGGATATAAGGATTTTAAAGAGGAATGATGTCAAAGTAGCACACAATCCAACCAGCAACATGAAACTTGGATCGGGAATTGCACCTATTCCAGAACTTCTCAAATGTGGGATTATTGTAGCCTTGGGAACTGACGGATGTGCATCAAACAACGATCTCGACATGTTCAGAGAAATGAAGATGGCCGCTCTGCTCCATAAGGTCAACAAACTCGATCCTACCATGATTCCTGCGAGAGAGGCACTAAATATGGCAACGATTAATGGAGCGAGGTCACTTGGAATCGATGCAGGAGCCATATCAATAGGCATGAAAGCAGACATCATAATCATCGACACAAACAAGCCCCATCTGACCCCAAAGCACGATATGGTCTCGCATTTAGTCTATTGTGCAAAGGGCAGCGATGTCTCCACATGCATAGTGGACGGTAAAATCCTGATGGAAAACTATGAACTCACCACCTTAAACGAGTCGAAGATAATGGCTGATGCGGAGAGGGTTGCAAGCGATCTGATAGATAAAGCAAAGTACAATGAATAG
- a CDS encoding right-handed parallel beta-helix repeat-containing protein: MKFKNLISSIVIVGIVLIAGCLHQPSDSSLDHPAEKLLMWVKRVDSSQDVVISPNGEYITSGKELFSRTGELIHRYNTRVTMSTAISSDGRYITTAVDPGIVYLISSEDEKPIWRYEAGERVWRVDMSDDGNYIVSIGQRNICLFSKENSNPIWNYKRKSSGSTYNSVAISSNGKYIVAGTDSGSEPNVLLFSRESSTPLWSYGPSEWTSQVAISSDGSYIATGDNAGTVRLFSKESNVPLWSYTTWGDIYALSMTPDGRFIVAGGWDSNLYMFSQIGELLWSYKIGGRVFDVDISYDGRYIVAASEDDHIYLISFSGKPLWSYRTGDDVTGISISSDGNYTAAVSEDRHLYLFDRDVDSQKSTELTVKPAEISTESHMATSLDAFLTLEGIPLEDKLITWSVSKGTIDIEDSFTDYQGKITIKYTAPVTRESTQTMITASFAGDGLYSPAKKAITVHIAAGDLRPLHEPISISNDGFTPENGVVKGSGTEDNPYIIENWHIYAENNYGIFIRDSRAHFVIRDSYITVEGDDKRDGIYLMNVDNGRIENVIIEYVPKWGIFMQDCSNIEIINSVFRNNVRQGISVWDSEDITIKNNTVLNNDDAGIQIDRSSNVKIFDNLAKFNSRHGISIYNTNNSIMENNTALLNGWFGFAVHEHSSQNTVRGNKGNNNGLSPVGGGGLSMKMDSNNNLVENNDFKENDGFGINIYINASYNTIRGNNINGNSGIGINIESGIGNILEDNMVSNNAHEDISTKDSSGTIVR; the protein is encoded by the coding sequence GTGAAATTTAAAAATTTAATCTCATCAATAGTTATTGTCGGAATAGTCTTAATCGCCGGTTGTTTGCACCAGCCTTCGGATTCTTCTTTAGATCATCCTGCTGAAAAGCTCCTTATGTGGGTAAAAAGGGTTGACAGTTCTCAGGACGTGGTAATATCCCCTAATGGTGAATACATTACCAGCGGTAAAGAATTATTTTCACGTACAGGCGAACTTATTCATAGATACAACACTCGAGTGACCATGTCCACTGCTATCTCTTCTGATGGCAGATATATCACGACAGCCGTCGATCCAGGCATTGTTTATTTAATTTCAAGCGAAGATGAAAAACCCATATGGAGGTATGAGGCAGGGGAACGCGTCTGGAGAGTGGATATGTCTGATGATGGAAATTACATAGTATCTATAGGACAAAGGAACATTTGTTTGTTTTCTAAAGAAAACAGTAATCCAATATGGAATTATAAGAGAAAATCCTCTGGCAGTACGTATAATTCAGTTGCCATCTCTTCCAATGGCAAGTATATTGTGGCAGGAACTGACTCCGGGTCAGAACCCAATGTACTCCTCTTTTCCCGAGAAAGCAGTACCCCTCTATGGAGCTATGGTCCCAGTGAGTGGACCAGCCAGGTTGCCATCTCTTCTGATGGCAGTTACATTGCCACGGGCGACAACGCAGGTACAGTCCGCTTATTTTCCAAAGAAAGTAATGTTCCTTTATGGAGTTATACTACATGGGGGGACATCTATGCACTTTCAATGACCCCTGATGGGAGATTCATAGTGGCTGGTGGCTGGGATTCTAATTTATACATGTTCTCTCAAATAGGTGAGCTTCTATGGAGTTATAAAATAGGAGGCCGCGTTTTTGATGTTGACATCTCTTATGACGGCAGATATATAGTAGCAGCAAGCGAAGACGACCACATATACCTTATTTCTTTCAGCGGCAAACCTCTGTGGAGCTATAGAACAGGGGACGATGTTACAGGAATTTCAATATCTTCTGACGGGAATTACACGGCAGCTGTAAGCGAGGATAGACACTTATACTTATTCGACAGGGATGTGGATAGCCAGAAATCAACAGAGCTGACAGTTAAACCAGCTGAAATCAGTACTGAATCTCATATGGCAACCAGTCTCGATGCTTTTCTGACGTTAGAGGGCATTCCACTGGAAGACAAGCTTATCACATGGTCAGTAAGCAAAGGTACTATAGACATTGAAGACTCATTCACAGATTATCAAGGCAAGATCACGATTAAGTATACTGCCCCAGTCACCAGAGAATCAACACAAACAATGATAACAGCTTCCTTCGCAGGCGACGGTTTATATTCACCAGCCAAGAAAGCCATCACGGTACATATCGCTGCTGGTGATTTGCGACCGTTGCATGAACCCATTTCCATATCTAATGATGGATTCACACCCGAAAATGGCGTTGTTAAAGGAAGCGGTACAGAAGATAACCCATATATTATCGAAAACTGGCACATATATGCTGAAAATAACTACGGTATTTTCATAAGAGACTCGAGGGCACATTTTGTAATAAGAGATTCTTATATCACCGTCGAGGGTGATGATAAAAGAGACGGAATTTATCTAATGAACGTTGATAATGGGCGAATAGAAAATGTTATTATAGAATATGTTCCCAAGTGGGGCATCTTTATGCAAGATTGTTCCAACATTGAAATAATCAACTCAGTATTCAGAAACAATGTAAGGCAGGGAATCTCTGTATGGGATTCCGAGGATATAACAATAAAAAATAATACGGTATTGAACAACGATGATGCTGGCATACAGATAGATCGATCTTCAAACGTCAAAATATTTGATAATCTTGCAAAATTCAATTCCAGGCACGGAATCAGCATATATAACACAAATAATTCCATAATGGAAAATAATACTGCCCTGCTCAACGGATGGTTTGGATTCGCTGTTCATGAACACTCTTCCCAAAACACGGTGAGGGGCAACAAAGGAAACAATAATGGCCTTTCACCTGTGGGGGGCGGCGGCCTCTCGATGAAGATGGACTCCAATAACAATCTTGTGGAGAACAATGATTTCAAAGAGAATGATGGCTTTGGCATTAATATCTACATTAATGCGAGTTACAATACAATCCGGGGAAACAACATTAATGGCAACAGTGGAATTGGAATAAATATAGAATCAGGCATCGGAAACATTTTAGAAGACAACATGGTATCAAATAATGCTCATGAGGACATATCCACAAAAGATAGCTCAGGAACCATCGTGAGATAA